The Mytilus galloprovincialis chromosome 11, xbMytGall1.hap1.1, whole genome shotgun sequence genome contains the following window.
tcaacaCACATTTATAAAAGAAgtctagcagttactgacaaaCAAATccaataataatattaaatagattttaaaactATGTCTTTGTTATACCTAAATCTAGAAGTAAATAGCCTAAATAAGCCAAAAAATGGTCGTAGAATTAGTATATGTCTAAGTTAAAATGACGTTACACCAAATATATAACATCTGAATCATTCATTTTAGAATTCAAGATACCTTTTCAAATTCCCACCTTACACTTGGTTGTGGATAACCAGTGACATTACATACAAGCCTTGCATCAGTGTAATATTTTACAAGTACTGTCGCTGGTGCCGAAATAAGTGGTGCAACAAACGGTCTTGTGTTTTTTGCTGCAAATGGAACACGTTCACTATTTCCATGTACTGACATAACTAtgcttatttacatattttagattacataaaaacaaatgtgGTACGATTGAcaatgatacaactcttcacaagagaccaaaatgacacagaaagtaacaaatataggtcaccgttcggccttcaacaatgagcaaagtccataccgcatagttagctataaaaatataaaaagcaacgtaaaacaatgcaaacgaaaaaactaacggccttatttatgatgGCCACATATCTATGTGTggtttaaaatgataaatattattttctcggtcattttgttatatattatcccgatggtttttttttttcatttttattattacaaCACATTCATTTGTAGTAATTGTATAAGCTTCTatacatttagaaatataaaaataactgtGTACGCTTGATAAATTTATATATTCAGAAGTGATTTATATTCCTTTTTAGTATTTACTTCttaaaaaatcttttgaatataggtttaaatgttctttttataaGAGAATCACAATACACAAACAAGATGGTGGAgaataatttcaataaataagACAAACAATACTGTTACTTCTATGGATAAGTATATAGAATAACACGAACATTTGTAACGCGATACACGTAAACAACGTAAAATGAATTCAAAGGTTTTTTTTGTATGCATATATTTATACCTTACTTACATGTGGAATAAGCACCATTTAAAACAAAGTCTAAAGAACTTCTTTTATACTTCTCTAATTGATTGAAAAATTAGTAAGTTGTCGTCTACCGTTTAATGACAAAGAATCTACAATATTATTGATGCAATCATTCTTACAGATAACTTTTATCCTGAAATACATTGTATTTCCCCacaaaatgtattttgtttaaacaTGATACATGTGAATTTGTGAAATTGCATAAATTTGTGGACCTACCAGTAACAATCACGCTAACAACTTTGATGTCGGTCCCGACACGGTTTTTAGCTGTACATGTATAGTAACCTTTATCTGCCATTGTTACATTTTCCATAACCAGGAAGTGTCCAATCTGTCGAACGTTTGGCTGGAACTTGGCCTAAAATTTCAAATTAGTTTAACTTAGTGATTGAGATAACAAAACATATTACAAGACAAATTTAATCGTACGTGTATTATCAAAATAATGTATTAGTATGTTTCTATtaagttattttgtatttttcgtCCTAATTACAGTATTgcatgattttaaaaaaaatcatatggaaGTGAGatttacaattttaatatttaagtcCTTATGTTGGCATGTCTGTGTCTGACCGTTATATCTCATTATATTTCATATCATGTGATTGTTAATATCACAATGATGACGTATAATTgctttaagggcatatccaacagtttgtTTCTGACGGTGTGATTCCACcgaaatttcaaatattcgttCACAATTCGGATTTGTTGACATATGTTTCCTCCCGACAGAAatgcataacttttttgttttaaaagataaacacaatctGTTTTTTGTTCATGCGTTAAtaagttttcttttatataaatatcctAGAAATCTATAAagtattttgttaataaataacggaaatttataaagtgttcaTGGATGTAGATAACAACgtatttttttactgtatatctatcaaatttaaaaaaatgcattattgaTTTTCCATGAAATTTGGTAAAAATGCTCTTTATAGGTTATGAAGTAGAATTTCACTTTTAAAGaaaggggtccatgaactcgtttaaaagttaaattagtttgaatgattaaaattaatcaaaaatgcATCtattcccgatatgtcacagtttgacgtagcgaaaataacattttacgttagcaacttaattacctcccctgtaactgtaacATATGCCATCAATCAATGTTGGTTGGTCTCTGTTATAAAAATGCCAAGACGACATCAAAACTCATatctttgtctttctttttttgattattttgggtttttttctgagtcatttgtatacatatattttgGCAAACAGTCTCTAATTGATTGACTTTTTGTCATAGATGAACCtacatacatcaatctcatcccATGAAACTACAGGTGCAGGAATCCCTTCTGCATAACAAGCAATTTCTAAATCGTGAGTGCCTTCCAGCACTGTTTTCTCTGATATCAAGTGTATGTTTGGAGCTGAAGTTACGGTTGGGCCTAAACAAAAACagttttgaaatacattttttttaaaacaaatgttcgattttgaaaaaaaacacatattgcatacacaaaatatgtaaaataagtAGGTAGAAAGTTATCGACaaacaacatgtacaatatttgcAAGAGTATGAAAAATAGATAAAGAATGTATCCATTGAAAAATTGAAACCGCAGAAATAAGGTTTAATAAGCAAATAGTTCACAAATTGTttaacaatattttcatttattaaacgTGAGCAAAAGTGAAACTATTGGTCAATGTTTATCAAATTGTGTATATTCTCAATTCTAGCCACAAGTTGCTTACAGATTAAGCACCATTTACTAGTGAAGCAAACGTATAAAATCGCAATCCATTGCagacaacaacaaacaaaacggAACAGTTTATgctttgaatttatttttcataCGGGTTAAACAACTCATAATATGGTGTGTGCAAAATCTGTGAAACTTAAAATATTTCGTGTTTAttatttagctcacctggcccatagggccaagtgagctttaaGTTTATCATCCATTAGCGTCCGTTGTCGGCGTTcgtcggcgtccgtcgtcgttacctattacaaaaatcttctcctctgaaactcctgggccaaatttaatcacaCTTGGCCCCAATCATCATTGGGGTGACTTGTTTAttaaatgtgtccggtgacctggccaacgaCTGAGATGGCCCGATATGCCTTAAAATAGTACATAGGATAAAATACATTGTTGTGGCTCATATCTCTGCAACAAAAgtatttagagaaaatctgacgaCATacaattgttcattaggtcaggATATATCTGTTCTTAAATTTCAAACTAACCAGGCAACCCGTTTTTTGGGTTGTTGcacctgaattgataattttaagaaaattttgcagcttttggttgaATCTAAGTTTAAAcaatcaatctttaaaaaaattgtaaaacaaacatacatattcTTATAAATACTCGTCATTATTCTTGATGATCTCTTCCATTTCAAGTTTAGATATAAATTCCAGGTCGAAGATGTACTGACAGCATTGTTGTTGGACATTTGTGTCAAAGTTGACCCCGTATATGTTTTACTTGTCATTTATACAATGCAGTCccatttctatttattttgacttttcaatGACATTGATGGTTAATTTTTTATGATCTTAGagcaacatgatgggtgccaCTTGTGAATTTGGATATTTTAAGTTTTCTGAAGCACATGAGTCCATCCTTGTTGCTCATGGATATggtaagatgtgatatgagtgccaatgagacaactctccattcaagtaacaatttataaaagtgaaccattataggtcaaggtacggccttcgaCGCGAAGCTTTCGCTCAGACCGAACAGCAGTCTGAATTTAAATTTGGTTTTGGGGacctgtttttttaattattattccaTTGCttttgctgtgttttttttttctcttccacCTTCAAGACTTACGCATTGACATATCATTTTCTTTTCTGTTCAACATAATATAACATAAATGTGTTAATTGTGATGAAACATACAGTACATGTAGAGAGGACATTAAGTTTGATTAAAGTAAAGTTTGCGGTTTTACTCTGATGAGTCTCGGTGTTTGGTTTGTAAACAGTATTAAACTTTGGATATGTTCTACACTTTTTAAATACAAAGATAGTGCAAATGATTATAGTTCTTACGAGGTTTTATATTTGCCATGTAACTGTGTACATGTTATTTGTATGGTAGACGACTATTCATAATAGATGAGGGgttgataatgtaaaacaatgatGACCCTAAACATGTTAAACGCATCATTGACAAGGAATAGAGCTGTTTGTTGTTTTGAGAGTAGTgtttttggtcgggtttttgATTATGGTTTTGACTGTCATACATTGTGTATGTTCCCTTAATATTTTCGATACAgtttgatttcattcacaaaAAGAAAAATCCTATAAAACATTCTGTCCTATTTATTTATGGAAAACAGGGATTTAGTTCAATATCCACCGAATTCACATTACAATTAATGTAATATGCCGTTTAATTGGCTTCGAAAAGAATTAAACGTTTCAAACAATAGAATAACGTTGTTTCAATCTTCCTTATGCAAAATTATCGATTGCACTTATTGGTTTTATCATTGCATCGAAATATTTCAATCAttggactttcaaatatttagtGTCAAATATAACTGATAAGACATTCATTTGTACACTAAATCATTGGTATAGTTATTCGTATTATCATAACGTATGAACGAAtagaaaatatgacagacagcaagCACATTATTAGATCCATTGACAATATCAGTTGAATGCTAATTTTTTTACGCTATTAAATAACGTCGTGTCGCTGCATTACCAAGGCATTACTACTACTGATATTTTTGAGTGTTGTGCACGAAATAAAAACTGACTATATCTCGAACTTCATTTAGAAAAGAAATAACAGACCTATTTCACAATGTATGCCTGAGTCACCATCAAGACATTCACATTTGTATCTGTTAAACAGGTCTACACAGGTTGCACCATTCAAACATGGATTGGAGGCACATTCGTTTTGTTCTGGTATATAATAAACATCAACATTATGTTGTTGAACCAACTCATTAGTATACTCTTTCAAATATCTAggtaatttgaaatttaaaaaaaaaaaacaaacatgaaataTGTATATGAATCGATTCACGTAAGCATGCATGAACGTTAAATGCTGCCAttagaatttgttttattttcacctTAACTTGATTGTCTACATAGAGAAGGAAGCACATAAGCAACtgattattataattttcaactttattttattttatgcagTACTCTACATATTTCTAAACACAAGttatgaatagttttttttttagtttaccaTGCATGCTTTGTTTGATACTATATGGAATCCTTTAATTATCatcattatttaaattaattatggCAGATTCGACCaatgtttaattttcatttttgttcaatcattttcaaaacgAATAGTTGCGTATTCAAACATTGAAAATGTCACACAGAACAAACTACCTTATTTATCAGGGATAGAAATgatacttttttgttatttaaaaatgtcctgCCTTGATCATCTTTTTGTTGGaaattattattacatttttttctttggggcatatatattttttaaatattataaagtgTAAATTACTGCATACCCTATATAATTACCCGTTTCAACAACAAAACATCGTTATTCCATCATCAATGTAGTTCGAGATGAATTATGTCTTCAATATAAATCATTTAATTACTAAAGCTTTCAAAACGCAATGAACTTTGAACACAACAATACTTTCGTTATTCCTTAACAAAGATATATAGCTTAACTTTAGTAATTTAACTACCTGTCTCACAGTTAGCACCATGGAATCCGTCTTTGCATGAACATGTATAGCCATTGACTCTATCATGACACGTACCACCA
Protein-coding sequences here:
- the LOC143052655 gene encoding neuronal cell adhesion molecule-like isoform X3, with amino-acid sequence MLLFKFAGIILLVYVNCSSEVCDSPGVCEDHGAYWFYHERCICNAGFTGTCCETNIDECGSNPCQYGGTCHDRVNGYTCSCKDGFHGANCETEQNECASNPCLNGATCVDLFNRYKCECLDGDSGIHCEIGPTVTSAPNIHLISEKTVLEGTHDLEIACYAEGIPAPVVSWDEIDAKFQPNVRQIGHFLVMENVTMADKGYYTCTAKNRVGTDIKVVSVIVTAKNTRPFVAPLISAPATVLVKYYTDARLVCNVTGYPQPSVRWEFEKNRHIPGAKITGGMMFIPNVTKDATGLYTCIATNSIGSSRANIRLETTYDYPKILTSPRVYSGNAGTSHNFTCTATGHPIPRITWSFSSVRYKHNIILTLDQFKNSITKSTIG